One segment of Haloplanus natans DSM 17983 DNA contains the following:
- a CDS encoding GNAT family N-acetyltransferase — translation MELTEQLNFDHQDRRDIYEYVEAHGSVRADQARRALNLDPEAFGHHLTILRRDGYLKREGKRLSVAYRDEDVEEHDADDVVYTIRAAEQRDLSGLVGVIRQVAEEGTYIEAETVADLLDHEEVILRHTETRSRMVFVACVDDEVVGWVHLDLPETEKLAHTAVLTVGILPGYRGHGIGTALLDRGFRWACEHGFEKLYNSVPATNEDAISFLEAHGWETEAVRENHYLIDDEYVDEVMLATFLDCDARL, via the coding sequence ATGGAACTGACCGAGCAACTGAATTTCGATCACCAGGATCGCCGGGACATCTACGAGTACGTCGAGGCCCACGGATCGGTTCGGGCCGATCAGGCACGACGGGCATTGAATCTCGATCCGGAGGCGTTCGGTCACCATCTCACGATCCTGCGTCGCGACGGCTATCTCAAGCGGGAGGGCAAGCGCCTCAGCGTCGCGTACCGCGACGAGGACGTGGAGGAACACGACGCGGACGACGTGGTCTATACGATCCGGGCGGCCGAGCAACGCGACCTCTCGGGGCTCGTCGGCGTCATCCGACAGGTCGCCGAGGAGGGGACGTACATCGAGGCGGAGACGGTTGCCGACCTCCTCGACCACGAGGAGGTGATCCTCCGGCACACCGAGACCCGGTCGCGGATGGTGTTTGTCGCCTGCGTCGACGACGAGGTGGTCGGGTGGGTCCACCTCGACCTGCCGGAGACGGAGAAACTGGCGCACACGGCGGTGTTGACGGTCGGCATCCTGCCGGGGTATCGCGGCCACGGCATCGGGACGGCACTCCTCGACCGCGGCTTCCGGTGGGCGTGCGAACACGGATTCGAGAAGCTCTACAACAGCGTCCCCGCGACCAACGAGGACGCCATCTCCTTTCTCGAAGCCCACGGCTGGGAGACCGAAGCGGTCCGCGAGAACCACTACCTGATCGACGACGAGTACGTCGACGAGGTGATGCTCGCGACCTTCCTCGACTGCGACGCGCGGCTCTGA
- the tmcA gene encoding tRNA(Met) cytidine acetyltransferase TmcA — MTIADLVTALRGEADRANERRLLTLAGDRDRGLGAAHDACAPFDTVTVVTTRDGAGDADRLHPDHADRLLGTTREAVVCDCHEAFSANVLGRIVGAVDGGGLLVLVTPPLDAWSGTAYAADRLAVPPFTVDDVTGHFRRRLVDTLCTHPGVAVVDVDEGVVERDGLTDPPPARPAPAPSIPADAAFPPEAYEACLTADQADALSALERLRDGDAVVVEADRGRGKSAAAGLAAGSLAATGRDVLVTAPTYRNAEAVFERAEALLTTLDRLGAREDRTLTATSGGRVRYRTPAAAVALPDDPDAVIVDEAAALPVRRLTAFLDAPAVAFVTTVHGYEGTGRGFDVRFRDHLADADRTVTDTRLDTPIRYAAGDPVEVWAFRALLLDARPAADQLLEDATPADATYRTLGAAALVADEHLLREAFGLLVLAHYRTEPDDLVRLFDAPNLTCRALTVEGHVAAVALLAREGGLPESLRVDMYEGGRVRGNMLPDVLTSQLRDIDAGAPVGYRVLRIATHHAVRSTGFGSRLLASCHDEFDADADWFGVGYGATPRLVRFWERNGYRTVHCSTTRNATSGEYSAIMLRPTSDEGRALHDRHARRFRSRMRDGLSDALDDLDPDVARAVLRATAIAPDPVLTDHEWRVVAAAAFGPGLYDAAPGAFRDLALSYLLDPDGRLGIRAERLLVRKPLQARDWEAVADDLGYVSTRQCMRALGEAYRPLVDRYGGDAADEERRRYGR; from the coding sequence ATGACGATCGCCGACCTCGTGACCGCCCTCCGGGGCGAGGCCGACCGGGCGAACGAACGGCGACTGCTGACGCTGGCCGGCGACCGTGACCGTGGCCTCGGCGCCGCCCACGACGCCTGCGCGCCGTTCGACACGGTGACGGTCGTCACGACCCGCGACGGCGCCGGGGACGCCGACCGCCTCCACCCCGATCACGCCGACCGACTCCTCGGTACCACGCGAGAGGCCGTCGTCTGTGACTGTCACGAGGCGTTCTCGGCGAACGTCCTCGGCCGCATCGTCGGTGCCGTCGACGGCGGCGGCCTCCTCGTTCTGGTGACGCCGCCGCTCGACGCGTGGTCGGGGACCGCGTACGCCGCCGACCGACTCGCGGTCCCGCCGTTCACCGTCGACGACGTGACCGGCCACTTCCGGCGGCGACTGGTCGATACGCTCTGCACCCATCCGGGCGTCGCCGTCGTCGACGTGGACGAGGGCGTCGTGGAACGGGACGGCCTGACCGACCCGCCGCCGGCCCGGCCCGCGCCCGCGCCGTCGATACCGGCGGACGCCGCCTTCCCGCCCGAGGCTTACGAGGCGTGTCTCACGGCCGATCAGGCCGACGCCCTGTCCGCGCTCGAACGCCTCCGCGACGGGGATGCCGTCGTCGTCGAGGCCGACCGGGGCCGCGGGAAATCCGCGGCCGCCGGTCTCGCCGCGGGGAGCCTCGCCGCTACGGGTCGGGACGTACTGGTCACCGCACCGACCTACCGCAACGCCGAAGCGGTGTTCGAACGCGCCGAGGCGTTGCTTACGACCCTCGACCGACTGGGCGCGCGCGAGGACCGCACCCTCACGGCGACGAGCGGCGGGCGGGTGCGGTATCGCACCCCCGCCGCGGCCGTCGCGTTACCCGACGATCCGGACGCCGTGATCGTCGACGAAGCGGCCGCCCTGCCCGTCCGCCGGCTGACCGCCTTCCTCGACGCCCCGGCCGTCGCCTTCGTCACTACCGTTCACGGCTACGAGGGGACCGGCCGCGGCTTCGACGTGCGCTTCCGTGACCACCTCGCGGACGCCGACCGGACGGTGACCGACACCCGCCTCGACACCCCCATCCGGTACGCCGCGGGCGACCCCGTCGAGGTGTGGGCCTTCCGCGCCCTCCTGCTCGACGCCCGGCCCGCCGCGGACCAACTACTCGAGGACGCGACGCCCGCCGACGCGACCTACCGCACCCTCGGCGCCGCCGCCCTCGTCGCCGACGAACACCTGCTCCGCGAGGCCTTTGGCCTCCTCGTCCTCGCGCACTACCGGACGGAGCCGGACGACCTGGTCCGTCTGTTCGACGCCCCGAACCTCACGTGCCGGGCGCTCACGGTCGAGGGCCACGTCGCCGCCGTTGCGCTCCTGGCACGGGAGGGCGGCCTCCCCGAATCGCTCCGGGTCGATATGTACGAGGGGGGGCGCGTCCGCGGTAACATGCTCCCGGACGTGCTCACGAGCCAGTTGCGCGACATAGATGCGGGGGCACCGGTCGGCTACCGCGTCCTCCGTATCGCCACCCACCACGCCGTCCGGTCGACTGGCTTTGGCTCCCGGCTCCTGGCGAGCTGTCACGACGAGTTCGACGCCGACGCCGACTGGTTCGGCGTCGGCTACGGCGCGACACCCCGGCTGGTCCGGTTCTGGGAACGAAACGGCTACCGGACCGTCCACTGTTCGACGACGCGCAACGCGACCAGCGGGGAGTACTCGGCGATCATGCTCCGGCCGACGAGCGACGAGGGGCGGGCGCTCCACGACCGACACGCGCGTCGCTTCCGCTCACGGATGCGCGACGGCCTCTCGGACGCCCTCGACGACCTCGACCCCGACGTGGCGCGGGCGGTCCTCCGGGCGACAGCCATCGCGCCGGACCCGGTCCTCACCGACCACGAGTGGCGGGTCGTCGCCGCCGCGGCCTTCGGCCCGGGACTCTACGACGCCGCCCCCGGCGCCTTCCGCGATCTGGCGCTTTCGTATCTGCTCGATCCGGACGGGCGTCTCGGGATTCGGGCGGAACGACTCCTCGTCCGGAAACCACTCCAAGCGCGCGACTGGGAGGCGGTGGCCGACGACCTCGGCTACGTCTCGACGCGGCAGTGTATGCGCGCACTCGGCGAGGCGTACCGGCCGCTGGTGGACCGGTACGGTGGCGACGCGGCCGACGAGGAGCGGCGGCGGTACGGCAGGTAG
- a CDS encoding D-2-hydroxyacid dehydrogenase encodes MTDPDVVVLRQKVHGMAPSSYGAKLRDRLPEHEVTVATTPAEERDLIERARVVTGIDFDVEWLDAARNLELFACAYAGTGHLDVDALADAGVAVTNAAGVHGPNISEYVIGALVAHDRRFRQAWEHQQRNHWEAYPVRELQGSTAAVVGLGAIGEALVERLDAFGVETLGVRYTPEKGGPTDEVLGFDSIHGALARADYVILACPLTDTTRGLIDDDALASMRADGLLVNVARGPVVDTDALVTALRDAEIRGATLDVTDPEPLPDDHPLWSFENVRITPHNAGNTPKYYDRLADILATNLRRLEEAGAAEGLENQVV; translated from the coding sequence ATGACCGATCCGGACGTCGTCGTCCTCCGTCAGAAGGTCCACGGCATGGCACCGTCGTCGTACGGGGCGAAACTCCGCGATAGACTCCCCGAACACGAGGTGACCGTCGCGACCACCCCCGCCGAGGAGCGAGACTTGATCGAGCGCGCCCGCGTGGTGACCGGTATCGACTTCGACGTCGAGTGGTTGGACGCCGCCCGGAATCTGGAGTTGTTCGCCTGTGCGTACGCTGGCACCGGTCACCTCGACGTCGACGCCCTCGCCGACGCCGGCGTCGCCGTCACCAACGCCGCGGGCGTCCACGGCCCCAACATCTCCGAGTACGTTATCGGCGCGCTCGTCGCCCACGACCGCCGGTTCAGGCAGGCGTGGGAGCACCAGCAGCGCAACCACTGGGAAGCGTACCCCGTCCGCGAACTCCAGGGAAGCACGGCCGCAGTCGTCGGCCTCGGCGCCATCGGCGAGGCGCTGGTCGAGCGACTGGACGCCTTCGGCGTCGAGACGCTCGGGGTGCGGTACACGCCCGAGAAAGGTGGGCCGACCGACGAAGTGCTCGGTTTCGACTCGATACACGGCGCCCTCGCCCGCGCCGACTACGTGATCCTCGCGTGCCCGCTCACCGACACGACGCGTGGATTGATCGACGACGATGCGCTGGCGTCGATGCGCGCCGACGGCCTCCTCGTCAACGTCGCTCGCGGTCCGGTCGTCGACACCGACGCACTCGTGACGGCGCTTCGCGACGCCGAGATTCGCGGCGCGACGCTGGACGTGACCGACCCCGAACCGCTGCCCGACGACCACCCGCTGTGGTCGTTCGAGAACGTCCGGATCACGCCTCACAACGCCGGCAACACGCCGAAGTACTACGACCGCCTCGCCGACATCCTCGCGACGAACCTGCGGCGGCTGGAGGAGGCCGGCGCGGCCGAGGGGCTGGAGAATCAGGTGGTGTAG
- a CDS encoding aminotransferase family protein — MSEQRPQPVSDPTTGAIPHWSHGDDDVLTVVDGDGVTVYDDDGNAYLDFLAQLYCVNAGHGEERIVDAIAEQASRVAYVASSKDNDARSELAERLAAVTPGDLNDVFFSVSGSEANEAAVQFAREYTGARKVLTRYQSYHGATYGAGSLTGDPETRNAVGRGAETTGAVKFCPPLTHRSPFDGDTPAEIARQAADHLEYVIRNEGLDSIAAILMEPVGGTSGAYPAPVDYWQRVRELCDEYDILLIADEVITGFGRCGEWFGIETEGVVPDLMTFAKGVTSAYVPLAGVAVRPEIAAHLREEGIDVGQTFAGHPVACAAGIAALDVYADGQIENARERSAHLEARLRELDAHDAVGTVRGRGLLWAVEFTDPGTGEPYLNPWIESGDNPVDDVIDAAQERGVLFGGGRPRTQVIVCPPLPVTDAEIDRAVDALDAAIAATFE; from the coding sequence ATGTCCGAACAGCGCCCGCAACCGGTATCGGACCCCACGACCGGGGCGATCCCGCACTGGTCACACGGCGACGACGACGTGCTCACTGTCGTCGACGGCGACGGAGTCACCGTCTACGACGACGACGGCAACGCCTATCTCGACTTCCTGGCACAGCTTTACTGCGTCAACGCCGGCCACGGCGAGGAGCGGATCGTCGACGCCATCGCGGAGCAGGCCTCGCGGGTCGCCTACGTCGCCTCCTCGAAGGACAACGACGCGCGATCGGAACTCGCCGAACGCCTCGCGGCGGTCACCCCCGGCGATCTGAACGACGTGTTCTTCTCCGTTTCGGGGAGCGAGGCCAACGAGGCGGCGGTGCAGTTCGCCCGCGAGTACACCGGCGCCCGCAAGGTGCTCACGCGCTACCAGTCGTACCACGGCGCCACCTACGGCGCCGGGTCGCTGACGGGCGACCCCGAGACGCGTAACGCGGTGGGTCGGGGCGCCGAGACGACGGGGGCGGTGAAGTTCTGCCCGCCGCTGACGCATCGGTCGCCCTTCGACGGCGACACGCCCGCTGAGATCGCACGACAGGCCGCCGACCATCTGGAGTACGTCATCCGTAACGAGGGGCTGGACTCCATCGCGGCCATCCTGATGGAACCCGTCGGCGGGACGAGCGGCGCGTACCCGGCGCCCGTCGACTACTGGCAGCGGGTGCGCGAACTCTGTGACGAGTACGACATCCTGCTGATCGCGGACGAAGTGATCACCGGCTTCGGGCGCTGTGGCGAGTGGTTCGGCATCGAGACGGAGGGCGTGGTCCCCGACCTCATGACGTTCGCGAAAGGCGTCACGAGCGCGTACGTCCCGCTCGCGGGCGTCGCCGTCCGTCCGGAAATCGCCGCCCACCTCCGCGAGGAGGGGATCGACGTGGGCCAGACCTTCGCCGGTCACCCCGTCGCCTGCGCGGCGGGTATCGCCGCTCTCGACGTCTACGCGGACGGCCAGATCGAGAACGCGCGGGAACGAAGCGCCCACCTGGAAGCCCGCCTGCGCGAACTCGACGCCCACGACGCCGTCGGTACCGTGCGCGGCCGGGGCCTGCTCTGGGCGGTCGAGTTCACCGACCCCGGGACGGGCGAGCCGTATCTGAACCCGTGGATCGAATCGGGCGACAACCCCGTCGACGACGTGATCGACGCGGCCCAGGAGCGGGGTGTCCTGTTCGGCGGCGGGCGGCCGCGAACGCAGGTCATCGTCTGTCCGCCCCTCCCCGTCACCGACGCGGAGATCGACCGGGCGGTCGACGCCCTCGACGCGGCCATCGCCGCGACCTTCGAGTAG
- a CDS encoding glutamate--tRNA ligase produces the protein MDSELRERVERAARRHALLNAVKYDSDADVGAVMGPLMGENPDFRPHADEIPGVVGGVVAEVNGLSAAEKRSELEALAPEELADIEAEDEGEEHPLPDLPNVDDGVVMRAAPNPNGPWHLGHARMPAVIGTYKDRYDGRFICRFDDTDPDTKRPDLDAYGAILDSIDYLGFDPDEVLRASDRLDTYYDHARELIDLGGAYTCSCPQGEFSDLKNAGEPCPHREKDTATTRKEFEAMVDGDYSAGEMVLRVRTDITHKNPALRDWVAFRMIDRPHPRSEAADYRCWPMLDFQSGVDDHLTGVTHIIRGIDLQDSAKRQRFVYDYFDWAYPEVIHWGHVQVDEYDVKLSTSTIKGLIEAGELDGWDDPRAPTLASLRRRGIRGEAIVDAMIELGTSTSNVELSMSAVYATNRDLIDDDANRYFFVRNGVETTLDGGPDAGHPPLHPDHEGRGRRDVPVGDAVLVEPADVPADGERVWLKGFGCVRHVDDRFEYVGDDITAVREEGVPVVHWAPADGLPVRMRTMNGDVTGVAEPAFADAAVDDVVQFERVGFVRVDSVARGDTGDRPPADGAEEAVVYFAHE, from the coding sequence ATGGACTCCGAACTGCGCGAACGCGTCGAGCGTGCGGCGCGGCGACACGCGCTCCTCAACGCGGTGAAGTACGACAGCGACGCGGACGTGGGTGCGGTGATGGGCCCGCTGATGGGTGAGAACCCCGACTTCCGTCCCCACGCCGACGAGATTCCGGGCGTCGTCGGCGGCGTCGTCGCCGAGGTGAACGGTCTTTCCGCGGCGGAGAAGCGATCGGAACTCGAGGCTCTCGCCCCCGAGGAACTCGCCGACATCGAGGCCGAGGACGAGGGCGAGGAGCATCCGCTGCCTGACCTGCCGAACGTCGACGACGGCGTGGTGATGCGCGCCGCGCCGAATCCGAACGGCCCGTGGCACCTCGGCCACGCCCGGATGCCCGCCGTCATCGGCACGTACAAGGACCGATACGACGGCCGGTTCATCTGCCGGTTCGACGACACCGACCCCGACACCAAGCGCCCGGACCTCGACGCCTACGGCGCCATCCTCGATTCCATCGACTACCTCGGTTTCGACCCCGACGAGGTGCTACGGGCGAGCGACCGCCTCGACACCTACTACGACCACGCCCGGGAACTGATCGACCTGGGCGGTGCCTACACCTGCTCCTGTCCGCAGGGCGAGTTCTCCGATCTGAAGAACGCGGGCGAACCCTGTCCCCACCGCGAGAAGGACACGGCGACGACCCGCAAGGAGTTCGAGGCGATGGTCGACGGCGACTACTCGGCCGGCGAGATGGTCCTCCGGGTCCGCACCGACATCACGCACAAGAACCCCGCGTTGCGGGACTGGGTGGCGTTCCGGATGATCGACCGTCCCCATCCCCGGTCGGAGGCGGCCGACTACCGCTGCTGGCCCATGCTCGATTTCCAGTCCGGCGTCGACGACCACCTCACGGGCGTCACCCACATCATCCGCGGCATCGACCTCCAGGACTCCGCGAAGCGCCAGCGGTTCGTCTACGACTACTTCGACTGGGCGTACCCCGAGGTGATCCACTGGGGTCACGTCCAGGTCGACGAGTACGACGTGAAACTCTCCACCTCGACGATCAAGGGGCTGATCGAGGCGGGCGAACTCGACGGCTGGGACGACCCCCGGGCGCCCACCCTCGCCAGCCTGCGGCGCCGCGGGATCCGCGGCGAGGCCATCGTCGACGCGATGATCGAACTCGGCACCTCCACGAGCAACGTCGAACTGTCGATGAGCGCCGTCTACGCTACCAACCGCGACCTGATCGACGACGACGCGAACCGCTATTTCTTCGTCCGGAACGGCGTCGAAACGACCCTCGACGGCGGCCCGGACGCCGGCCATCCGCCGCTCCACCCCGACCACGAGGGGCGCGGCCGGCGGGACGTGCCCGTCGGCGACGCCGTCCTCGTCGAACCCGCGGACGTGCCCGCGGACGGCGAGCGCGTGTGGCTGAAGGGCTTCGGCTGTGTCCGTCACGTCGACGACCGGTTCGAGTACGTCGGCGACGACATCACGGCCGTCCGCGAGGAGGGCGTGCCCGTCGTCCACTGGGCGCCCGCCGACGGCCTCCCGGTCCGCATGCGGACGATGAACGGCGACGTGACGGGCGTCGCGGAACCGGCCTTTGCGGACGCCGCCGTCGACGACGTGGTGCAGTTCGAGCGCGTGGGGTTCGTGCGGGTGGACAGCGTGGCGCGTGGCGACACAGGGGATCGGCCGCCGGCCGACGGCGCCGAGGAGGCCGTCGTCTACTTCGCTCACGAGTAG
- a CDS encoding 4Fe-4S dicluster domain-containing protein: MAIDPNFERNREQVDEEDGVAVWGPVDPPETRGIHGIHVAVDFDICLADGACLEDCPVDVFEWMDTPGHPESEIKAHPTHEDQCIDCMLCVDVCPVDAIDVDPSRANRL; encoded by the coding sequence ATGGCTATCGATCCGAACTTCGAACGAAACAGGGAGCAGGTCGACGAGGAGGACGGCGTCGCCGTCTGGGGACCCGTCGACCCGCCGGAGACACGCGGCATCCACGGGATTCACGTCGCCGTCGACTTCGACATCTGTCTGGCGGACGGTGCCTGCCTCGAGGACTGTCCGGTCGACGTGTTCGAGTGGATGGACACGCCGGGCCACCCCGAGAGCGAGATCAAGGCTCACCCGACTCACGAGGACCAGTGTATCGACTGTATGCTCTGTGTCGACGTCTGCCCGGTGGACGCCATCGACGTGGACCCGTCACGCGCGAACCGACTCTGA
- a CDS encoding fumarylacetoacetate hydrolase family protein: MKRARIAVDGEIHAGEYRNGVVETEDDAFVVGEDGDLAPPCNPSALYCTGRNFAETLDQMEYDVPDQPAFFIKPPASVVSHEEPIPYPTFSDEVTYAGELCAVIDERCHRLDAEAVPEVIRGYTIMNDVDALDQPGRTARKAFDGSGPLGPWIETDLDPHGIDMHTEINGERRQEANTELMLFDPYKIVAFLSERFTFRPGDVIAFGSPANPGVIEPGDTVEITYEGVGTLRNDVSPPAE; encoded by the coding sequence ATGAAACGCGCACGCATCGCGGTCGACGGCGAGATTCACGCCGGCGAGTACCGAAACGGCGTCGTCGAAACCGAGGACGACGCGTTCGTCGTCGGCGAGGACGGCGACCTGGCGCCGCCGTGCAATCCGTCGGCGCTTTACTGTACCGGCCGCAACTTCGCCGAAACGCTCGATCAGATGGAGTACGACGTGCCTGACCAGCCCGCCTTCTTCATCAAGCCACCGGCCTCCGTCGTTTCCCACGAGGAACCGATCCCCTACCCCACCTTCTCCGACGAGGTGACGTATGCGGGCGAACTCTGTGCCGTCATCGACGAGCGGTGCCACCGCCTCGACGCCGAGGCGGTGCCCGAGGTCATCCGGGGCTACACCATCATGAACGACGTGGACGCCCTCGATCAGCCCGGCCGCACGGCGCGAAAGGCGTTCGACGGCTCCGGCCCCCTTGGCCCGTGGATCGAAACGGACCTCGACCCCCACGGCATCGATATGCACACCGAGATCAACGGCGAGCGCCGGCAGGAAGCCAACACCGAACTCATGCTGTTCGATCCCTACAAAATCGTCGCCTTCCTCTCCGAGCGCTTCACCTTCCGCCCCGGCGACGTGATCGCGTTCGGCAGTCCGGCCAACCCCGGCGTGATCGAACCCGGTGACACCGTCGAGATCACGTACGAAGGCGTCGGAACGCTCAGAAACGACGTGTCGCCGCCGGCGGAGTAG
- a CDS encoding aldehyde ferredoxin oxidoreductase family protein, whose product MLHMEGPLLTIDVGSRRVETESIDDVLGSFIGGRGVATRLAHERIPFDADPLGPENRLYFTTGPMQASSMSFTGRTSATAVSPLTDGLLSANAGGFVSRNLTGTRNAVVELVGESDDPLMIHVREDGVTFEAVPHLAGAEVPTVTEYVETEHDLGPENVVCIGPAGENLVRFACIMTSETRAFGRGGLGAVMGSKNVKAITFDGDASPDVEVDAEAATIHREAATSDHIMKRQGTASVTDLANEIGSFSTRYFEDVSYEAFENINGDAVEAKKYKKGTCSQCAFACKLPTRDEASGVETEGPEFETIMAFGGNCEVDDIVSIMQSNQLCDRLGMDTISCGNAVAAYLKANDAFGDDELIHETVRKIAAREGDGDLLAEGIHRFHDELGVEDWTVKGLSFSAHDGRTLNGQGLGFATANRGGDHMYATFYAYEYPLVDASEAFEPSGLSAAKARKLVELENKRALEDCGVVCRFSRGMMTAERFEKLFDADFDDLLDVGARVVELERHFNNQRGFDRADDTLPYDLPDFDAALDVYYETRGWTDRGIVPDDELGAVSAD is encoded by the coding sequence ATGCTCCACATGGAGGGCCCCCTCCTCACGATCGACGTGGGATCGCGGCGCGTCGAGACCGAGTCCATCGACGACGTTCTCGGCTCCTTTATCGGCGGCCGCGGCGTCGCCACGCGTCTCGCTCACGAGCGCATCCCGTTCGACGCCGATCCGCTCGGCCCGGAGAACCGCCTCTATTTCACCACGGGGCCGATGCAGGCCTCGTCGATGAGTTTCACCGGCCGCACCTCCGCGACGGCCGTCTCGCCCCTGACCGACGGCCTGCTCTCCGCCAACGCCGGCGGCTTCGTCTCCCGCAACCTGACCGGTACCCGCAACGCCGTCGTCGAACTCGTCGGCGAGAGCGACGACCCATTGATGATCCACGTCCGCGAGGACGGCGTGACCTTCGAGGCGGTGCCACATCTCGCGGGCGCCGAGGTGCCGACGGTCACCGAGTACGTCGAGACCGAACACGACCTCGGTCCGGAGAACGTCGTCTGTATCGGCCCGGCGGGCGAGAACCTGGTCCGCTTCGCCTGTATCATGACGAGCGAGACGCGGGCGTTCGGCCGCGGCGGCCTCGGCGCCGTGATGGGCTCGAAAAACGTCAAGGCAATCACCTTCGATGGCGACGCGAGCCCCGACGTGGAGGTCGACGCCGAAGCGGCGACCATCCACCGCGAGGCGGCGACCAGCGACCACATCATGAAACGCCAGGGGACCGCGAGCGTCACCGACCTCGCCAACGAGATCGGCTCCTTTTCCACTCGCTACTTCGAGGACGTGAGCTACGAGGCGTTCGAGAACATCAACGGCGATGCGGTGGAGGCAAAGAAGTACAAGAAAGGGACCTGTTCACAGTGTGCCTTCGCCTGCAAGCTACCGACGCGTGACGAGGCGTCGGGCGTCGAGACGGAGGGTCCGGAGTTCGAGACGATCATGGCCTTCGGCGGCAACTGCGAGGTGGACGACATCGTCTCGATCATGCAGTCGAACCAGCTCTGTGATCGGCTGGGAATGGACACCATCTCCTGTGGCAACGCAGTGGCGGCCTACCTCAAGGCGAACGATGCCTTCGGCGACGACGAGTTGATCCACGAGACGGTGCGGAAGATCGCCGCCCGTGAGGGCGACGGCGACCTGCTGGCGGAGGGTATCCACCGCTTTCACGACGAACTCGGCGTCGAGGACTGGACGGTCAAGGGGCTGAGTTTCTCGGCCCACGACGGCCGCACGCTCAACGGACAGGGGCTCGGCTTCGCCACCGCGAACCGCGGCGGCGACCACATGTACGCGACGTTTTACGCCTACGAGTACCCCCTCGTCGACGCGTCGGAGGCGTTCGAGCCGTCGGGGCTGTCGGCCGCCAAAGCCCGAAAGCTGGTCGAACTGGAGAACAAGCGTGCGCTGGAGGACTGCGGCGTCGTCTGTCGGTTCTCCCGCGGGATGATGACCGCCGAACGCTTCGAGAAGCTGTTCGACGCCGACTTCGACGACCTACTCGACGTGGGCGCCCGCGTCGTCGAACTGGAACGCCACTTCAACAACCAACGTGGCTTCGACCGGGCCGACGACACCCTGCCGTACGACCTGCCCGACTTCGACGCGGCGCTCGACGTCTACTACGAGACGCGGGGCTGGACCGATCGGGGCATCGTTCCCGACGACGAACTCGGCGCGGTCAGCGCGGACTGA